A window from Scleropages formosus chromosome 17, fSclFor1.1, whole genome shotgun sequence encodes these proteins:
- the LOC108921808 gene encoding protein SCAI-like, with the protein MSMMGAEEDIPLGERKTITDFCYLLDKSKQLFNGLRDLPQHGHKQWQSYFGRTFDVYTKLWKFQQQHRQVLDTRYGLRRWQIGEVASKIGQLYYHYYLRTSETSYLSEAFSFYSAIRQRSYYHEVSKEGRPELVVKKLRYYARFIVVCLLLNKMDLVKVLVKELTDEIEDYTQRFNTEDQLEWNLVLQEVAAFVEADPVMVLNNDNAIVTISSRQQDGAVPQLEPGMVVGQLALADALIVGNCNNQVKFSELTIDMFRMLQVLEREPINLAAQSVKPGTLEPSEKPAKRENPHKYLLYKPTFSQLYTFLSASFKELPASSVLLLYLSATGVFPVGHAEYEGPYDLGGVMTSNSRDSVNEETVQRRSQAQKEMHCLHPGDLYPFTRKPLFIIVDSSNSTAYKNFLNLFGQPLVCLLSPTVYPKSIQDRSQRGSLFTLFLYSPLVAFLSVCGLGSLRLGLWEKAQELLHLVYREVGQIIARSRSIDQAFLQFYGDEFLRLLLIRFVFCSAVLRLHKMFRDSRSFPESYPQLPKMDTVENSLLQKRVLELAAMLDVQSLFFSSTLDGC; encoded by the exons ATGAGTATGATGGGGGCCGAGGAAGACATCCCACTGGGCGAGAGGAAGACCATCACTGATTTCTGCTACCTGCTGGACAAGTCCAAGCAGCTCTTCAACGGACTGAG AGACCTCCCTCAGCACGGACACAAGCAGTGGCAGTCCTACTTTGGACGCACGTTCGACGTCTACACCAAGCTCTGGAAGTTCCAACAGCAGCACAG GCAGGTGCTGGACACTCGCTATGGACTCAGGAGGTGGCAAATTGGGGAGGTGGCCTCCAAAATCGGGCAGCTCTACTACCACTACTA CTTGCGCACATCTGAGACCAGCTACCTGAGCGAAGCCTTTTCCTTCTACTCGGCCATCAGACAGAGGTCCTACTACCACGAGGTCAGCAAGGAGGGAAG GCCAGAGCTGGTGGTGAAGAAACTGCGGTACTACGCCCGCTTCATTGTGGTCTGCCTCTTGCTGAACAAGATGGACCTGGTTAAGGTGCTGGTTAAG gagctGACGGACGAAATCGAGGACTACACCCAGCGCTTCAACACGGAGGACCAGCTGGAGTGGAACCTCGTGCTGCAGGAGGTGGCCGCCTTCGTGGAG GCGGACCCCGTGATGGTGCTGAACAACGACAATGCCATAGTGACCATCTCCAGCCGACAACAGGACGGTGCTGTGCCCCAGCTGGAGCCAGGCATGGTGGTTGGCCAGCTTGCTCTGGCAGACGCCCTTATCGTTGGCAACTGCAACAACCAG GTGAAGTTCAGCGAGCTGACCATCGACATGTTCCGCATGCTCCAGGTCTTGGAAAGGGAACCGATCAACCTGGCTGCACAGTCCGTCAAGCCAGGAACGCTG GAGCCCAGCGAGAAGCCGGCCAAGAGGGAAAACCCCCACAAGTACCTCCTCTATAAGCCCACCTTCAGCCAGTTGTACACCTTTCTGTCTGCCTCCTTCAAG GAGCTGCCGGCCAGTAGCGTCCTGCTCCTCTACCTGTCTGCCACTGGAGTTTTCCCCGTTGGACATGCTGAGTATGAAG GCCCCTATGACCTCGGGGGTGTCATGACCAGCAACAGCCGTGACTCGGTCAACGAGGAGACGGTCCAGAGGAGGAGCCAGGCGCAGAAGGAGATGCACTG CCTCCACCCGGGGGACCTGTACCCCTTCACCAGGAAGCCTCTCTTCATCATCGTGGATTCATCCAACAGCACGGCCTACAAG AACTTCCTGAACCTCTTTGGACAGCCGCTGGTGTGCCTGCTCTCTCCCACAGTGTACCCCAAAAGCATCCAAG ACCGGTCGCAGCGCGGCAGCCTCTTCACCCTCTTCCTGTACAGTCCGTTGGTGGCCTTCCTGTCCGTGTGCGGCCTGGGCAGCCTGCGCCTGGGCTTGTGGGAGAAGGCCCAGGAGCTCCTGCACCTCGTGTACCGTGAAGTGGGCCAGATAATCGCCCGCTCCCGCAGCATAG ACCAGGCCTTCCTGCAGTTCTACGGGGACGAGTTCCTGCGCCTGCTCCTCATCCGCTTTGTGTTCTGCTCAGCGGTCCTGAGGCTGCACAAGATGTTCCGC